The following coding sequences lie in one Cryptococcus tetragattii IND107 chromosome 7, whole genome shotgun sequence genomic window:
- a CDS encoding lipoyl(octanoyl) transferase — translation MSRSVARLFSNNARNLSLGPASCPTASSSISASSSLPPLRYHIFKEPLPYPVGLKLQNDIIDRRLVAKSKDPIGSKGLGDVVLLLEHTPTYTTGRRDNTPNPDELHPEEKKVQNVGAGFYITKRGGQVTYHGPGQLVGYPILDLNVMETPTRCYVEFLQAMLSNYIRDISALDDILAPHPDGHVGVFSSPTEKVASIGIHLRHRITSHGFAMNITPEPIAWFDLVMACGLADVRAVSLHDLITRGAMQDGIIPSRLPSVQDVATSIMPRFGQMFGREIKALDARDSGEAGEIWGLVQKAEQGARENNDKCGGWPSKPVFSQRA, via the exons ATGTCTCGTTCAGTCGcccgcctcttctccaataATGCCAGGAACTTGTCTCTGGGACCAGCTTCATGCCCAACAgcctcgtcatcaatctccgcttcttcatctcttccacctttgCGATATCATATCTTCAAGGAACCTCTGCCGTATCCCGTTGGGCTGAAATTGCAGAACGACATAATTGATCGAAGGCTGGTCGCAAAGAGCAAGGATCCGATAGGCAGTAAGGGTCTTGGCGACGTTGTCCTTCTTTTAG AACATACACCAACATACACTACCGGCAGACGAGATAATACACCTAATCCCGATGAACTTCATccagaggaaaaaaaggtgCAGAATGTTGGAGCTGGCTTTTACATTAcaaaaagaggaggacaagTGACCTACCATGGCCCTGGACAATTAGTTGGGTATCCTATACTGGATTTGAATGTCATGGAG ACTCCCACCCGATGTTATGTCGAATTCTTGCAAGCTATGCTTAGTAATTATATCCGAGATATCTCGGCTCTTGACGACATCCTCGCACCTCACCCCGACGGACATGTAGGagtcttctcttcccccaccGAAAAG GTTGCCTCCATAGGGATTCATCTTCGCCACCGCATAACTTCCCACGGTTTCGCCATGAACATTACTCCTGAACCCATCGCCTGGTTCGACCTGGTCATGGCTTGTGGCCTTGCAGACGTTCGCGCGGTTTCATTACACGACCTGATTACTCGAGGTGCAATGCAGGACGGGATAATACCGTCAAGATTGCCGAGTGTGCAGGATGTGGCTACGTCTATCATGCCGAGGTTTGGGCAAATGTTTGGAAGGGAAATCAAGGCACTCGATGCCCGAGATTCTGGCGAGGCTGGGGAAATTTGGGGACTCGTTCAGAAGGCTGAGCAGGGTGCTAGGGAGAATAATGATAAATGCGGAGGATGGCCTTCTAAACCCGTTTTTAGCCAAAGAGCTTAG
- a CDS encoding spermidine synthase, whose protein sequence is MAVSQSHPNIVDGWFREINTQWPGQAMTLKVKQVLHKEKSLFQDVLVFESETYGNVLVLDGVIQATERDEFSYQEMITHLPMASHPNPENVLVIGGGDGGVIREVLKHKSVKKVTLCDIDEAVIRVSKQWLPLMSNCYKDPRVEVHIGDGFKFLPEHKNEYDVIITDSSDPVGPAEALFQPPYFQLLKEALKEGGSVSTQAECLWVHLPLIKTLKETCSNLFPVVKYGFTTIPTYPAGQIGIMVCTKDSTRDLAVPLRAVPDTRYYNSEVHRAAFTIPEFGRAMLEDGVNVLPKFSGARPTPTSTKKKVLLLGSGLVAGPAADYIARHNHELTIACRTLATAENLASRFPNATPISVDVSSTDALRQAIRGHDVVVSLIPYTHHAQVMEAALEEKAHVVTTSYINPQMRALEQKFKDAGLICFNEIGVDPGVDHLWAIKVFDEVKKAGGKIKSFYSFCGGLVEPAAADNALGYKFSWSPVGVLMALNNDGKYLKDGKVIEVAGKDLMSTAKPYYFTPAYNLVAYPNRDSTVFREFYGLEGVQNLCRGTMRYAGFCEVITAWKEIGLMSDAQVDYLAQGAAPVTWIKVVSQLLGVEAKEAAVIAKLKTLKSFETEARVLISKFRDLGLFSEEQVSQRGSIMRALSALLEEKCAFKEGEVDLVLLQHTFEIINADGSEQTITSSLEAYGDRNGGPSAMAKLVGVPCGMAVQFILEGVLTKPGVFAPYDEETCKLFRERLEKEEGITMVEKLV, encoded by the exons ATGGCTGTCTCTCAATCTCACCCCAACATCGTCG ACGGCTGGTTCAGGGAGATCAACACCCAATGGCCTG GTCAGGCTATGACCCTCAA GGTCAAGCAGGTCTTGCACAAGGAGAAGTCCCTCTTCCAG GATGTTCTTGTCTTCGAGTCCGAGACCTACGGTAATGTTCTCGTGCTCGACGGTGTCATTCAGGCCACCGAGCGTGATGAGTTCTC TTACCAGGAGATGATCACTCATCTCCCTATGGCTTCACACCCGAACCCCGAGAACGTCCTTGTTATCGGTGGGGGTGACGGTGGTGTCATCCGAGAGGTTCTCAAGCACAAGTCCGTCAAGAAGGTCACTCTCTGTGACATTGACGAG GCTGTCATCCGAGTCTCTAAGCAGTGGCTCCCCCTCATGTCTAACTGCTACAAAGACCCCCGAGTTGAAGTTCACATTGGTGACGGTTTCAAGTTCCTTCCCGAGCACAAGAACGAGTACGACGTTATCATCACCGACTCCTCTGACCCTGTCGGTCCCGCCGAGGCTCTCTTCCAGCCTCCTTActtccagctcctcaaGGAAGCTCTTAAGGAAGGTGGTTCTGTCTCTACCCAGGCTGAGTGCTTGTGGGTCCACCTCCCACTCATTAAGACCCTCAAGGAGACTTGctccaacctcttccctgTCGTCAAGTACGGTTTCACCACGATCCCCACCTACCCCGCCGGTCAGATCGGTATCATGGTGTGCACCAAGGACTCTACCCGAGACCTCGCCGTTCCCCTCCGTGCTGTTCCCGACACCAGGTACTACAACTCTGAGGTCCACCGAGCTGCCTTTACCATCCCCGAGTTCGGTCGTGCCATGCTTGAGGACGGCGTCAACGTCTTGCCTAAGTTCAGCGGTGCTCGACCTACCCCTACCTctaccaagaagaaggtgctTCTCCTTGGTTCCGGTCTTGTTGCTGGCCCTGCCGCCGATTACATCGCCCGACACAACCACGAGCTCACCATCGCTTGCCGAACTCTCGCTACTGCAGAGAACCTCGCTTCCCGCTTCCCCAACGCCACCCCCATATCTGTTGACGTCTCCTCTACTGACGCTCTCCGACAGGCTATCAGGGGTCACGACGTTGTTGTCAGCTTGATCCCTTACACCCACCACGCCCAGGTCATGGAGGCTGCGCTTGAAGAGAAAGCCCACGTCGTCACTACCTCTTACATTAACCCCCAGATGCGTGCCCTCGAGCAGAAGTTCAAGGATGCTGGTTTGATTTGCTTCAACGAGATCGGTGTCGACCCGGGAGTTGACCACTTGTGGGCCATCAAGGTCTTTGAcgaggtcaagaaggctggTGGTAAGATCAAGAGCTTCTACAGCTTCTGTGGTGGTCTCGTTGAGCCTGCT GCCGCCGACAACGCCCTCGGTTACAAGTTCTCTTGGTCTCCTGTCGGTGTCCTCATGGCCCTCAACAACGACGGCAAGTACCTCAAGGACGGCAAGGTCATTGAGGTTGCCGGCAAGGACCTCATGAGTACCGCCAAGCCTTACTACTTCACCCCCGCTTACAACCTCGTTGCCTACCCCAACCGAGACTCGACCGTCTTCAGGGAGTTCTACGGTTTGGAAGGTGTCCAGAACCTTTGCCGAGGTACCATGAGGTATGCTGGCTTCTGCGAAGTCATCACCGCCTGGAAGGAAATCGGTTTGATGTCCGACGCTCAAGTCGACTACCTCGCTCAGGGTGCTGCTCCTGTCACCTGGATCAAGGTCGTCTCTCAGTTGCTCGGCGTTGAGGCCAAGGAGGC TGCCGTCATTGCGAAGCTCAAGACTCTCAAGTCTTTCGAGACCGAGGCCAGGgtcctcatctccaagtTCCGAGACCTTGGTCTTTTCTCCGAAGAGCAGGTCTCTCAGCGAGGCTCCATTATGCGAGCTCTGTCTGCTCTTCTCGAGGAGAAATGTGCCTTCAAGGAGGGCGAGGTTGACCTTGTCTTGTTGCAACACACTTTCGAGATTATCAATGCCGACGGTTCCGAG CAAACCATCACTTCCTCCCTCGAGGCTTACGGTGACAGGAATGGTGGGCCCTCTGCCATGGCCAAGCTCGTCGGT GTTCCCTGTGGTATGGCTGTGCAGTTCATTCTTGAGGGCGTCCTCACCAAGCCCGGAGTCTTCGCTCCTTACGATGAGGAGACCTGCAAGTTGTTCCGAGAGCGActcgagaaggaggagggtatCACCATGGTTGAGAAGCTCGTTTAA